The Marivirga salinae DNA window ATCCATCGGAAATGGTTATCATGCCAACAACCCGTGGTTACAAGAATTACCAGATCCAATTTCAAAAGCCACTTGGGATAACTATGCTACTATCTCACAAAAAATGGCGAATGAGTTAGGAATCAAAATATTTGAAGGTAAAACTTCATTAATCAACTTGACTATCAACGGTCAAGCAATGGAAGTTCCAGCTTTAGTTCAGCCAGGACAAGCTAACGGAACTATAGGTTTAGCCCTAGGTTACGGAAGAAAAATGGCTGGTAAAGTGGCCAATGGTGTTGGATTTGATGTATATCCATTCTTAGGTCAGTTGAATGGAACTAAAACTTATGCTTTAACATCAGGTGTTAAAGTTGATGGAACTGCTGGAAGCTACCAATTGGCACAGACTCAAACGCACCAAACTTTCATGGGACGTGAGACTGTAATCCAGGAAGCTTTATTAGAGGATTACCAAAAGAAAGGCTGGGAAAGAGATTTCCAACCGCATATTGCAACTAGCAAAGGAAAAGTAAAGCCTTCCAAATTAACTCTTTGGAATGGCCACAAATACAATAACCATCATTGGGGATTAGCAATTGACTTGAACTCATGTACAGGTTGTGCAGCTTGTACAATTGCTTGTCAATCTGAAAATAATATCCCAGTTGTAGGTAAAGAGGAAGTAGTAATGAGAAGAGATATGCAGTGGATGCGTGTTGACCGTTACTACAGCTCAGATGCAGCTCCAGACGATACAAATGGATTGGAAAAAGCAGCCGAGAATCCTGAAGTTACTTTCCAACCAATGATGTGTCAGCATTGTAATAATGCACCTTGTGAAACTGTTTGTCCGGTTGCGGCCACGACTCACAGTTCAGAGGGATTAAACCAAATGACTTATAACAGATGTGTGGGTACAAGATATTGTGCAAACAACTGTCCTTATAAAGTAAGAAGATTCAACTGGTTCAAATACCATGACAATACCAAGTTTGATAAGAACATGGCCATGAATAATGACCTGGGTAAAATGGTATTGAATCCGGATGTAACGGTTCGTTCTCGTGGAGTTATGGAAAAATGCTCTATGTGTGTTCAAAGAATTCAAGCTGGTAAATTGAAAGCTAAAAAGGAGAAAAGACAATTAGAAGATAAAGATGTAAACACTGCATGTGCTTCAGCTTGTCCTTCTGATGCGATTGTTTTCGGAGACTTGAATAATCAAGACTCAGCTATTTCAAAATACTTGAAATTGAAAGAGAAAACGGATGAACCGATTAAAGAGGTGAATGAAGAACGCGCTTACCATGTATTGGAAGAGTTGCGAGTAGCACCTAATGTTTGGTATATGACCAAAATCAGAAATAAAGATAAAGTAAATACTAAGGCTTAATTTAATAACTGTAGCAATATGGAAGTCACTTCACCTGTAAGAGAAGTATTAGTAACAGGAAATAAAACTTATCATGATGTATCTCATGATATCTGTAGGCACGTAGAAGCCAAACCAAATCCAAAATGGTTGGCAGCTATGGCTATTTCTTTAGGAGCACTATTTATCGGAGGCTATGCATTAGCCATCACCCTTTGGGACGGTATCGGTATGTGGGGCTTAAATAAAACCGTAGGATGGGCTTGGGATATCACCAACTTCGTATGGTGGGTAGGTATCGGTCACGCAGGAACTTTGATTTCGGCTGTGTTGCTTTTATTCCGTCAGAAATGGAGAACATCCATTAACAGAGCGGCTGAAGCAATGACGATTTTTGCCGTTATCTGTGCCTTGTTATTCCCATTAATTCATACAGGAAGACCTTGGTTAAGTTTCTATTGGTTCGTTCCGATTCCAAATACTTGGGGTTCATTATGGGTTAACTTCCATTCTCCATTATTGTGGGATTTCTTTGCGATCTCAACTTACTTCACCGTTTCCTTAGTATTCTGGTATATTGGATTAATTCCTGATTTTGCTACAATCAGAGATAGAGCAACTAACAAAATTTCAAAAGGTATTTATGGTGCTTTAAGTTTCGGCTGGGATGGAGCTGCAAAAACATGGCAACGTTACGAAACCGTTTCATTGGTTTTAGCCGGTCTAGCTACTCCTTTAGTACTTTCAGTACACACCATTGTATCTATGGACTTTGCAACTTCGGTTATTCCAGGATGGCACACTACCATTTTCCCTCCTTATTTCGTTGCAGGAGCTATTTTCTCAGGATTTGCAATGGTACTAACCTTGATGTTGGTAACCAGAAAAGTATACAACCTTGAAGATTATATAACCATCAACCATATTGAATTGATGAACATTATCATCATGATTACAGGTTCAATTGTGGGTGTTGCTTACATAACTGAGTTATTCATGGCATGGTATTCAGGTGTTCAGTATGAACAATATGCTTTCTTAAACAGAGCAACAGGACCTTACTGGTGGGCATATTGGGCAATGATGACATGTAATGTGATTTCTCCTCAGTTATTCTGGTTCAAGAAAATTAGAACAAGTTTATGGGCTACTTTCATTTTATCTATTGTGGTAAACATTGGAATGTGGTTCGAAAGATTTGTAATTATTGTAACTTCTCTGCATAGAGATTATCTACCATCAAGTTGGGCAATGTTTAGCCCTACTATTTATGATATGGGGATCTACCTATTCAGTTTTGGTTTATTCTTTACACTGTTCTTCTCTTTTGCAAAATTCTTCCCAGTGATTAATATGGCAGAGGTAAAAGCAGTATTGAAATCTAGTTCAGGTGAAATCGAAAACAAAAAATAATTATGGAAAGCGGTAAAAACTTTATCGTAGGGATTTTTGATGACGAGTCAGTGCTTTTAAGCGCAGTCAAAAAAGTCCGTGGAAGCGATGTAAAAATTCATGAATGTTATACTCCTTATCCAGTGCATGGGTTGGATGATGAATTGGGCTATAAGCGCTCCAGAATTTCCATAGCAGCTTTTATGTTTGGAATCACGGGTACTTGCTTGGCTTTCCTTATGATGATATACATGATGGGGATTGATTGGCCAATGATTATTGGTGGTAAAGATTATGTTGCCATTCCTTCATTCGTACCAGTTGGTTTTGAGGTAACGGTTTTACTTTCTGCTTTAGGAATGGTAGGTACTTTCTTCGTGATTAGTAACCTTAAGCCATACGGAAAGCCAAGAATTTATGATATTCGAAGTACAGATGATAAGCATGTAATGGCAATTGATTTGGCTAAGAATAAAAAGTCTACAGACGAATTAAGTTCAATCTTGAAAGATTCAGGTGCTGTGGAAATAAATGAAAAGAAATTTTAAGTTGAATTATCAAATGATGAATACAAATAAAATATTTCAAATCTTATTTTTCGGCTTAGTTACAGTATTAGTTGTGGCATGTAAGCCAGGTAAAGATGATCCAGGAACGGAATACGCACCTAATATGTATCATGCCGTTTCATATGAGCCTTTAACACAGATTACTGAAAAGGATGCTGGTGCTTGGGTATCATCTGATGAGGATGAATATGGTGAGTATTACAACTCGAATCCTAACAATCCTTTCGGGATGACCATGAGAAAGCCAGCTGAAAATACAGTTCCTAGAAGTGAAAATGGAATGTTACCTTATAGATTACCAAAGGATAGCGTAGAATTAGCTGCTAGAACTTTAAAAAATCCTTTACCTGACAATGATAAAATATTAGAAGAGGGTAAAGTATTATATACAAAATATTGTACGCACTGTCACGGTGAAAATGGTGGTGGATCTATGGATGAAACAGCAAAAGTAGGTGCAGTTTACCAAGGTGTTCCGTCTTACAGTGCAGGTGCTACTTCTCAATTATCTGAAGGTCACATTTTTCACGTGATCACACATGGTATCAGAAGAATGGGAGCTCATGGTTCTCAGGTGCAGCAAGAAGACAGATGGAAAATTGTACGTTATGTACAAACTTTACAAAAACAAGATTAATATAACAGTTTTAAGATAATTTATCATGGCTGAAGAACAATTTCAATTTACTGCAAAAGCAAAAAAGAGACTCTCTATTTTAGCTGTTGTAGGTGTCGTTTTACTTATATTAGGTATTTTTTCTGCGAGCTCTAATTCCCATCATGCTGATGAAGCAAGTCATGGAGAAGGAACTGAACAAGTAGCAGAGAGTCATGGCGAGGAAGCACATGCTGGTGAAGAGCATGCGGCCGAAGAAGGACATGGTTACCATTGGTCAAAAAGAATATTTGCTAATCTGTGGATCAACAATATGTACTTTGTTGGTTTAGCTTTATTAGGCGTGTTCTTTGTAGCTATTCAATACGTTTCTCAAGCAGGTTGGTCAGCTGCCTTAATCAGAATTCCTATGTCATTTGGTAATTGGTTACCAATAGGAGGTATTTTGACATTGTTGATTTTTTGGTTTGGTGGTCATGATATATTCCACTGGACACATGAATATCTATATGATGTAAACGACCCACGATATGATGCTATCATTGCTGGAAAAGAGGGATATTTAAACACTCCATTCTTTTTGGTGAGAATGGTAATTTATTTTGTGGTGTGGTTCTTAATGTTCCGTTGGATTCGTAAAAAAT harbors:
- a CDS encoding DUF3341 domain-containing protein, whose product is MESGKNFIVGIFDDESVLLSAVKKVRGSDVKIHECYTPYPVHGLDDELGYKRSRISIAAFMFGITGTCLAFLMMIYMMGIDWPMIIGGKDYVAIPSFVPVGFEVTVLLSALGMVGTFFVISNLKPYGKPRIYDIRSTDDKHVMAIDLAKNKKSTDELSSILKDSGAVEINEKKF
- the nrfD gene encoding NrfD/PsrC family molybdoenzyme membrane anchor subunit, whose protein sequence is MEVTSPVREVLVTGNKTYHDVSHDICRHVEAKPNPKWLAAMAISLGALFIGGYALAITLWDGIGMWGLNKTVGWAWDITNFVWWVGIGHAGTLISAVLLLFRQKWRTSINRAAEAMTIFAVICALLFPLIHTGRPWLSFYWFVPIPNTWGSLWVNFHSPLLWDFFAISTYFTVSLVFWYIGLIPDFATIRDRATNKISKGIYGALSFGWDGAAKTWQRYETVSLVLAGLATPLVLSVHTIVSMDFATSVIPGWHTTIFPPYFVAGAIFSGFAMVLTLMLVTRKVYNLEDYITINHIELMNIIIMITGSIVGVAYITELFMAWYSGVQYEQYAFLNRATGPYWWAYWAMMTCNVISPQLFWFKKIRTSLWATFILSIVVNIGMWFERFVIIVTSLHRDYLPSSWAMFSPTIYDMGIYLFSFGLFFTLFFSFAKFFPVINMAEVKAVLKSSSGEIENKK
- a CDS encoding c-type cytochrome, coding for MMNTNKIFQILFFGLVTVLVVACKPGKDDPGTEYAPNMYHAVSYEPLTQITEKDAGAWVSSDEDEYGEYYNSNPNNPFGMTMRKPAENTVPRSENGMLPYRLPKDSVELAARTLKNPLPDNDKILEEGKVLYTKYCTHCHGENGGGSMDETAKVGAVYQGVPSYSAGATSQLSEGHIFHVITHGIRRMGAHGSQVQQEDRWKIVRYVQTLQKQD